The following proteins are encoded in a genomic region of Trichoplusia ni isolate ovarian cell line Hi5 chromosome 18, tn1, whole genome shotgun sequence:
- the LOC113503084 gene encoding uncharacterized protein LOC113503084 yields the protein MLYYKTFIILGMDSIQRFGPCRPEETKAELFTDYTSILPASVNPTRLGFVSYNLTLVANVDYSCIVMHVYHKTSAISTLPSATMPELRLRRWCTNPLPECYDFSILQVDFAVEIYYTHEVVYKISAYGQKIKVIDVKAYRKYTNELFYPHGLPVPLLEPRYPYMIYFFEEPTTLPDQEFYVDPYKFGVHHLVTTTTTTTTTEGPEVTTESSDEYSSDSGNSSESEFSEIARINEDDQDEFEPKNNRLRVTNVNRPLVAMLKRILKNVLRTN from the exons ATGctctattataaaacatttatcatcTTAGGCATGGATTCTATTCAGCGTTTCGGTCCCTGCCGTCCCGAGGAGACGAAAGCCGAGTTGTTCACAGATTATACCTCCATACTCCCCGCCTCCGTCAACCCAACAAGACTCGGATTCGTCTCGTATAAC TTGACGTTAGTTGCCAACGTGGACTACTCGTGCATCGTGATGCATGTGTATCACAAGACCTCTGCCATTTCGACATTACCGAGCGCCACCATGCCAgagctgcgcctgcgccgatGGTGCACTAACCCACTACCCGAGTGCTACGACTTCAGCATCTTACAG GTCGACTTCGCTGTTGAAATATACTACACTCACGAGGTAGTTTACAAAATCAGTGCGTATGgacagaaaataaaagtaatcgaTGTCAAGGCGTATAGGAAGTACACTAACGAGCTGTTCTACCCTCATGGGTTGCCAGTACCCTTGCTAGAGCCTAGATATCCCTACATGATCTACTTCTTTGAGGAGCCGACGACTTTGCCTGATCAAGAGTTTTACGTCGATCCATACAAGTTTGGTGTTCATCATTTGGTCACAACCACAACAACTACTACAACCACAGAGGGACCAGAGGTCACTACTGAGTCCAGTGACGAATATAGCTCAGATTCTGGAAATTCCAGTGAGTCTGAATTTTCAGAAATCGCTAGGATTAATGAAGATGATCAAGATGAGTTTGAACCCAAGAACAATAGGTTACGCGTGACGAATGTGAATAGACCTCTTGTAGCCATGTTGAAGAGAATATTGAAGAACGTGTTGCGGACTAATTGA
- the LOC113503113 gene encoding complement C1r subcomponent-like, protein MSCGIDKSRVKHVYEGVARIETYPWLGILYYPYSHKKRFTTAVVLVTKQVALATASEIDKLPKYDFRSKAKVVLGYNCSAPGIGIRDYSYHPDFAKDTFSTLAMIQLETDHIHGIELRPICRPPSHFTDQQFFAMVLSDNCLNSQVRIYKMKYVSPSACKSYYRRTGLDIDSIWPSHTACARSARGGRCVWRSGAILVVKVGMRWRLLGFGVYGPGCQAPARFLDYGMYHTWVRRSIEKIGTPTVTTLASNHVILRRSKNHFSFFI, encoded by the exons ATGTCATGTGGTATAGACAAGTCTCGAGTTAAGCATGTGTATGAGGGAGTGGCGCGGATCGAGACCTACCCTTGGCTTGGGATTTTATATTATCCTTACA gtCATAAGAAAAGATTTACAACTGCCGTGGTTTTGGTGACGAAACAGGTCGCACTAGCAACGGCTTCTGAAATCGACAAATTGCCGAAATACGATTTTag GTCGAAAGCTAAAGTTGTACTAGGCTACAACTGCAGCGCTCCCGGTATCGGTATACGAGACTACTCCTATCACCCGGACTTCGCTAAGGATACGTTCAGTACACTTGCCATGATACAACTGGAAACAGATCACATACATGGAATTG AATTGCGTCCTATTTGCCGACCGCCATCACATTTCACCGACCAACAGTTCTTTGCCATGGTTTTATCTGATA ATTGTTTGAACTCTCAAGTAAGAATATACAAGATGAAATACGTTTCGCCCTCAGCTTGCAAGTCCTATTACAGAAGGACTGGT CTTGACATAGACTCCATATGGCCATCACACACGGCATGTGCTCGGAGCGCGCGCGGGGGGCGCTGTGTGTGGCGCAGCGGAGCTATCCTTGTCGTGAAAGTGGGCATGAGGTGGAGATTG CTAGGCTTTGGAGTATACGGCCCTGGCTGTCAGGCTCCAGCCAGATTCCTGGACTACGGCATGTACCATACTTGGGTGCGAAGGAGCATCGAGAAGATCGGAACTCCAACAGTCACTACTTTGGCGTCAAATCACGTCATCTTGAGAAGAAGTAAGAACcacttttccttttttatttga